The following are encoded together in the Bradyrhizobium genosp. L genome:
- the pcaF gene encoding 3-oxoadipyl-CoA thiolase: MRDVYICDAVRTPIGRFGGALAKVRADDLAAAPIKALMAKHPTVDWTAVDEVYFGCANQAGEDNRNVARMALLLAGLPDSVPGQTLNRLCASGLDAVGAAGRAIRAGEIDLAIAGGVESMTRAPFVMGKAPEAFARSADIYDTTIGWRFINPLMKAQYGVDAMPETGENVAEEFQISRGDQDAMAIRSQQRAGAAIASGYFAEEIVPIQVPGGKAGPITVDKDEHPRPETTLEGLAKLKPIVRNPGTVTAGNASGVNDGAAAMILASEAAVKKHGLTPRAKILGLASAGVPPRIMGIGPVPATQKLVARLGIKVSDFDLIELNEAFASQGIAVLRQLGVKDDADFVNPHGGAIALGHPLGMSGARLVLTAVHGMEKRGGKLALATMCVGVGQGVAVAIEKLN, translated from the coding sequence ATGCGTGATGTCTATATTTGCGATGCCGTCCGGACCCCGATCGGCCGTTTCGGCGGCGCGCTCGCCAAGGTGCGCGCCGACGACCTCGCGGCCGCCCCGATCAAGGCGCTGATGGCCAAGCACCCGACGGTCGATTGGACAGCGGTCGACGAGGTCTATTTCGGCTGTGCCAACCAGGCCGGCGAGGACAACCGCAACGTCGCGCGCATGGCGCTGCTGCTCGCAGGCCTCCCCGATTCGGTTCCCGGCCAGACCCTGAACCGGCTCTGCGCCTCCGGCTTAGATGCGGTCGGTGCGGCCGGCCGCGCCATCCGCGCCGGCGAGATCGATCTGGCGATCGCGGGCGGCGTTGAATCGATGACGCGCGCGCCGTTCGTGATGGGCAAGGCACCGGAGGCTTTCGCGCGCTCGGCCGATATCTACGACACCACGATCGGCTGGCGCTTCATCAATCCCTTGATGAAGGCGCAGTACGGCGTCGATGCGATGCCCGAGACCGGCGAGAACGTCGCCGAGGAATTCCAGATCTCGCGCGGCGACCAGGATGCGATGGCGATCCGCTCGCAGCAGCGCGCCGGTGCTGCGATCGCCTCGGGCTATTTCGCCGAGGAGATCGTCCCGATCCAGGTGCCAGGCGGCAAGGCCGGTCCCATCACCGTCGACAAGGACGAGCATCCGCGGCCGGAGACCACGCTCGAAGGTCTGGCCAAGCTGAAGCCGATCGTGCGCAATCCGGGCACGGTGACCGCGGGCAACGCGTCGGGCGTCAATGACGGCGCCGCCGCGATGATCCTCGCCTCCGAGGCTGCCGTGAAGAAGCACGGCCTGACCCCGCGCGCGAAAATCCTGGGTCTTGCGTCGGCCGGCGTGCCGCCGCGCATCATGGGCATCGGCCCGGTGCCGGCGACGCAGAAGCTGGTCGCGCGGCTCGGCATCAAGGTGTCGGATTTCGACCTGATCGAGCTCAACGAAGCTTTCGCCTCGCAGGGCATCGCCGTGCTGCGCCAACTCGGCGTCAAGGACGACGCCGATTTCGTCAATCCGCATGGCGGCGCGATTGCGCTCGGCCACCCGCTCGGCATGAGCGGCGCGCGGCTGGTCTTGACCGCCGTGCACGGCATGGAGAAGCGCGGCGGGAAGCTTGCCTTGGCAACTATGTGCGTCGGGGTCGGCCAGGGCGTTGCGGTCGCGATCGAAAAGCTGAACTAA
- a CDS encoding shikimate dehydrogenase, which produces MTRNRFLTGLVGYPIAHSAAPAMHEQAAAALGLHCHYQLIEVPAAGRDDLRAMLDGIRRLGFAGINVTFPYKEAVVDWLDDVTADASAIGAVNTIVVDGTRLIGHNTDATGFARAIAPLLAATPRGPIALIGAGGVGKAIAFVLAGLGAAEIRIFDSDVARAAKLAARLPHPHAVHATSVAAAVDGAAGLVNATPVGMLPSRDLPVPDALLHPAMWVADAVYTPLWTPMLLAAKAKGAPVLTGRDLAINAAADAFALFTGTTPPHAVMGNAFDAVMAARYSASA; this is translated from the coding sequence ATGACGCGCAACCGCTTCCTCACCGGCCTCGTTGGATATCCGATCGCGCATTCGGCGGCGCCTGCGATGCATGAGCAGGCCGCCGCAGCGCTCGGCCTGCACTGTCACTATCAGCTCATCGAGGTGCCGGCTGCCGGACGCGACGATCTGCGCGCGATGCTCGATGGCATCAGGCGGCTCGGCTTTGCCGGCATCAACGTCACCTTTCCCTACAAGGAAGCCGTCGTCGATTGGCTCGACGACGTCACAGCCGATGCAAGCGCGATCGGCGCGGTCAACACCATCGTCGTCGATGGCACGCGGCTGATCGGGCACAACACCGATGCAACAGGCTTTGCGCGCGCCATCGCGCCGCTGCTCGCCGCAACGCCGCGTGGTCCGATCGCGCTGATCGGTGCCGGCGGCGTCGGCAAGGCGATTGCCTTCGTGCTCGCCGGCCTCGGTGCCGCCGAGATCAGGATCTTCGACAGCGATGTGGCCCGTGCCGCCAAGCTTGCGGCGCGGTTGCCGCACCCCCATGCCGTTCACGCCACGAGCGTTGCGGCCGCGGTCGACGGCGCGGCGGGCCTCGTCAACGCCACGCCGGTCGGCATGCTGCCGAGCCGCGACCTGCCGGTGCCGGATGCGCTGCTGCATCCGGCGATGTGGGTCGCCGACGCCGTCTACACGCCGTTGTGGACGCCGATGCTGCTGGCGGCCAAGGCCAAGGGCGCGCCCGTGCTCACCGGGCGCGATCTCGCCATCAACGCGGCGGCGGATGCGTTTGCGCTGTTCACAGGGACGACACCGCCGCATGCCGTGATGGGAAATGCGTTCGACGCCGTGATGGCGGCGCGCTACTCTGCCTCCGCCTGA
- the pcaG gene encoding protocatechuate 3,4-dioxygenase subunit alpha codes for MSNQRPDGITPSQTVGPYFKYGLTPNGEYAWNDAFTNNLLTPDVSGERIRVAGKVYDGDGAIVPDCMLEIWQADAQGRFSDPQDKRALPNSSFKGFGRVGTDNSGAYAFDTIKPGSVPDPDGKPQAPHILLAVFGRGMLLQLYTRIYFDDEAGNAGDPVLALVPADRRATLIAKKAGNVYTLDIHLQGDNETVFFDV; via the coding sequence GTGTCGAACCAGCGTCCTGACGGCATCACGCCGTCGCAAACCGTCGGCCCATACTTCAAATACGGCCTGACGCCGAACGGCGAATACGCGTGGAACGACGCCTTCACCAACAATCTGCTGACGCCTGATGTTTCCGGCGAGCGCATCCGCGTCGCAGGCAAGGTCTATGACGGCGACGGCGCGATTGTGCCGGATTGCATGCTGGAGATCTGGCAGGCCGATGCCCAAGGCCGCTTCTCCGATCCGCAGGACAAGCGCGCGCTGCCCAATTCCTCCTTCAAGGGTTTTGGCCGCGTCGGCACCGACAACAGCGGCGCCTACGCCTTCGACACCATCAAGCCGGGTTCGGTGCCCGATCCCGACGGCAAGCCGCAGGCGCCGCACATCCTGCTCGCGGTGTTCGGACGCGGCATGCTGCTGCAACTCTACACAAGGATCTATTTCGACGATGAGGCCGGCAACGCCGGTGATCCCGTACTGGCGCTGGTGCCGGCCGATCGCCGCGCCACCCTGATCGCGAAGAAGGCGGGTAACGTCTACACGCTCGACATCCACCTGCAGGGCGACAACGAGACGGTGTTCTTCGACGTGTGA
- the pcaH gene encoding protocatechuate 3,4-dioxygenase subunit beta, whose translation MTLQYPLQSLAAHPARLSPGYRSTVKRSPQKPLIPIRHTLSELTGPVYGHETVREHDNDLTIQATGEPLGERIIVHGHVLDEDGRGVPNVLVELWQANACGRYIHVVDQHPAPLDPNFTGAGRTQSDAAGYYKFITIKPGAYPWGNHHNAWRPAHIHFSVFGHSFISRLVTQMYFPGDPLFPFDPIFNSVTDEKARLRMISSFDLENTRPEWALCYRFDIVLRGRNATPMETR comes from the coding sequence ATGACCTTACAGTATCCGCTGCAGTCGCTTGCGGCGCATCCGGCGCGGCTGTCGCCGGGCTACCGCTCGACCGTGAAGCGTTCGCCGCAAAAGCCGTTGATCCCGATCCGCCACACGCTCTCGGAGCTCACCGGGCCGGTCTACGGTCATGAGACCGTGCGCGAGCACGACAACGATCTCACCATCCAGGCCACCGGCGAGCCGCTCGGCGAACGCATCATCGTGCACGGCCATGTGCTCGACGAGGACGGCCGCGGCGTGCCGAACGTGCTGGTCGAGCTGTGGCAGGCCAATGCCTGCGGCCGCTACATCCATGTCGTCGACCAGCATCCGGCGCCGCTCGATCCGAATTTCACCGGCGCCGGCCGCACCCAGTCGGATGCTGCGGGCTACTACAAGTTCATCACCATCAAGCCCGGCGCCTACCCGTGGGGCAATCACCACAACGCCTGGCGGCCCGCGCACATCCATTTCTCGGTGTTCGGCCATTCCTTCATCTCGCGTCTCGTCACGCAGATGTATTTCCCGGGCGATCCGCTGTTCCCGTTCGATCCGATCTTCAACTCGGTGACCGACGAGAAGGCGCGCCTGCGGATGATCTCGTCGTTCGATCTCGAGAACACCCGGCCGGAATGGGCGCTCTGCTATCGCTTCGATATCGTGCTGCGCGGGCGCAACGCCACGCCGATGGAGACCAGGTAA